The following are encoded in a window of Candidatus Zixiibacteriota bacterium genomic DNA:
- a CDS encoding LON peptidase substrate-binding domain-containing protein, whose translation MIIKAGSHIPILASDGEPLLPVIPTKTLILFPGETVTLQVARPENLALIKENVGPGKLVAVTYSPSGEVGGKDIELCQIGVAARIISAKEGPGDSRVVTMEGVRRIALQSIQRRTPYLMARIGYVDEKVSLSPGTARLSEEISGLVGQITKIDPSYSGELCTVLKLSMGNPGQFADRIASLFHFPLNSKQEILEAFRVEMRLRKVLNFLKVELNRATISFEIKKNVEERNADEQRKFFLRQQLYEIKRQLGDEFIEDKEAQQLKGEIKRNRLLPNEVRERALVEVDRLSHISTASAEYGATKIYLDWLMNIPWNVCGKEDYDLKQVEEDIDDEYYGSPQIKKQILERIAVRQLSGGIDDGSVLCLAGVPGTGKASLARAISRALHKKFIRISVGGMVDIADIKGSPRTFMGAAPGIILRTLRDVGTCDPVVFIEDLEYFAEDANTALPMSLLEAIDPRLNTRFLDNYIGLPIDLSRATFICAVKALDGIP comes from the coding sequence ATGATTATCAAAGCCGGCTCACATATCCCGATCCTGGCCTCCGATGGAGAGCCGCTCTTGCCGGTTATTCCGACCAAAACCCTGATTCTATTCCCGGGGGAGACCGTCACGCTTCAGGTTGCCCGGCCGGAGAATCTTGCCCTCATTAAGGAAAATGTCGGCCCGGGCAAGCTGGTCGCTGTCACCTACTCCCCTAGCGGCGAGGTCGGGGGGAAAGATATCGAGCTCTGCCAGATTGGTGTTGCCGCCCGCATCATCTCGGCCAAAGAGGGCCCCGGCGACTCCAGAGTGGTAACTATGGAAGGTGTCCGTCGTATCGCTTTACAATCAATTCAACGTCGAACTCCTTATCTTATGGCCCGCATCGGGTATGTTGATGAAAAAGTATCCCTGTCGCCTGGTACTGCCCGGCTGTCCGAGGAGATCAGCGGCCTGGTTGGGCAAATCACCAAGATTGACCCCTCTTATTCCGGTGAATTATGCACCGTGCTGAAATTAAGTATGGGAAATCCTGGCCAGTTTGCCGACCGAATCGCTTCACTCTTTCATTTCCCGCTGAATTCAAAACAGGAAATTCTGGAAGCTTTTCGGGTGGAAATGAGACTTCGCAAAGTGCTCAACTTCCTCAAGGTTGAATTGAATCGGGCGACTATTTCTTTCGAAATCAAGAAGAATGTTGAAGAGAGGAATGCCGACGAACAGCGGAAATTCTTCCTCCGCCAACAACTCTATGAGATAAAGCGGCAATTGGGTGATGAATTTATTGAGGATAAGGAAGCCCAGCAATTGAAAGGGGAAATCAAGAGAAACCGACTGCTGCCTAACGAGGTGCGGGAGCGCGCCCTGGTCGAGGTCGACCGCCTCAGCCATATTTCCACCGCTTCGGCCGAGTACGGCGCCACCAAAATCTATCTCGACTGGTTGATGAATATTCCCTGGAATGTCTGCGGCAAGGAGGATTACGACCTCAAGCAGGTTGAAGAGGATATCGATGACGAATATTACGGATCGCCCCAGATCAAGAAACAGATTTTGGAGAGAATTGCCGTCAGACAGCTTTCGGGCGGCATCGATGATGGTTCGGTGCTCTGTCTGGCCGGTGTGCCGGGAACCGGCAAAGCTTCGCTGGCGCGGGCCATTTCCAGGGCTCTGCATAAAAAATTCATCCGGATTTCGGTCGGGGGGATGGTTGATATCGCCGATATCAAAGGCTCCCCAAGGACATTTATGGGGGCCGCACCCGGCATAATACTCCGCACTCTAAGAGATGTCGGGACCTGCGATCCGGTTGTTTTTATCGAGGATCTGGAATATTTCGCCGAGGATGCCAATACCGCGCTGCCGATGTCGCTGCTGGAGGCGATCGATCCCCGCCTTAACACCCGCTTTCTGGATAATTATATCGGGCTGCCGATAGACCTGAGTCGGGCCACCTTCATTTGTGCGGTCAAAGCGCTTGATGGTATTCCCGA